Proteins encoded within one genomic window of Mya arenaria isolate MELC-2E11 chromosome 13, ASM2691426v1:
- the LOC128215366 gene encoding neuronal acetylcholine receptor subunit beta-4-like: MVPISDVWYPPLFIGNPDTTATAFKVEDRSYVRLSSDGTMSFYPSGVYSVNSPLDSKYYPFDKQTFGIQFIVPGFINTEVNLIEGTVTYIASSFEGDGGWSLLNLTRAVTLVSQYTSAATFTVSLERKSTFMVVNIILPIVFLAVINLLVFVLPPDAGERVSYSVTLLLSLAVFMTLLGDNLPKTSDPLPVLSYYLLATLTLSTLMCVMAILNLSIYHKNEQSRPPKCISVVAGAVLCRTTFLKSQKVEDIAETDIKPTMEKQGANMKVAFEDNKEVTLSWKDVSYAVDILCLVAFIIVMFVINIYYLVQLTSQ; this comes from the exons TTCATTGGCAACCCGGATACCACCGCAACAGCTTTTAAAGTTGAGGACAGGAGCTATGTTCGGCTTTCGTCAGACGGCACAATGTCGTTCTATCCTTCCGGTGTATATTCAGTCAATAGTCCGCTGGATTCGAAATATTACCCATTTGATAAGCAG ACGTTCGGCATTCAATTTATTGTCCCAGGTTTCATAAACACAGAAGTAAACCTCATCGAAGGAACTGTAACGTATATCGCATCGTCGTTCGAAGGAGACGGCGGATGGTCCCTGTTAAATCTGACAAGAGCGGTGACACTAGTCAGCCAATATACATCAGCAGCTACATTCACTGTCAGCTTAGAGAGAAAGTCGACGTTTATGGTTGTAAACATCATTCTGCCAATAGTGTTTCTGGCTGTAATCAACCTGCTAGTGTTTGTACTGCCGCCCGATGCCGGGGAACGGGTATCATACTCCGTGACTCTACTCCTGTCGTTAGCAGTGTTTATGACATTGCTTGGAGATAACCTGCCGAAAACGTCAGACCCGCTCCCCGTGCTTAGCTATTATCTGTTAGCAACCCTAACCCTCAGCACGCTCATGTGTGTTATGGCCATCCTGAATCTTTCAATCTACCATAAAAATGAGCAATCTCGACCACCAAAGTGCATTTCAGTCGTAGCTGGTGCAGTACTTTGCCGAACTACATTTCTCAAGTCTCAGAAAGTTGAAGACATTGCCGAAACCGACATTAAACCGACAATGGAGAAACAAGGTGCAAACATGAAGGTAGCATTCGAAGACAACAAGGAAGTAACGCTCAGCTGGAAGGATGTTAGTTACGCTGTTGATATTCTGTGCTTAGTGgcatttataattgttatgtttgttatcaATATCTACTACCTTGTACAGTTAACATCACAATAG